The genomic region AGGCGATTGCAACCGAAGCGAAAATACCATTTATATCTATTGCCGGCAGTGAATTTGTTGAAGTATTTGTCGGTGTTGGTGCAAGTCGTGTTCGAAAACTTTTTCAGCAAGCACGTAAACTAGCGTACGCGCACGGTGCATGCATCGTGTTTATTGATGAACTTGATGTTATTGGTCGTGCACGTCAATTTAGTTATATGGGGGGTGGCTCAGAGACAAATAGCACCCAGAATCAGCTCCTTGTTGAAATGGATGGTCTTGGTGCGAAAAAAGAAAATATTATTGTTATCGGTGCGACAAACTCGCAAGAATCAATATTGGATCCAGCGCTCTTACGACCAGGCAGATTTGACAGAAAGATATTTATTGATAGTCCGTATGCCGAGGGGAGAAAAAAGCTCTTTGAATATTATTTAGGTAAAGTAAAATATGACTCCAAAATTGACTTAAGAAAACTTGCAAACTATACGGTCGGAAAATCTGCGGCAGACATTGAAAATATTGTAAAGGAAGCCGCGTTAATTGCTACACGTGAAGGTAGGGATGTTGTTCAATTGCGCGATCTTACCGAGTCAATGGAACGCATTGATCTTGGTTTAAAACGAAAAAGAAAAATCCCTGACAGAGAGAGGCGCAATACCGCATATCATGAAGCAGGCCATGCGATAGCGATATATTATTTGCATCCTTTTGACGATGTATTCAAATTATCTATTATGACACGTACTGAAACATTAGGTGTTTGTCATCATCAGCCTTTAGAAGAGATCATTACCCGCGACCGCGATTGGTTTATGGCGAATATTCAAAGCTCTTTAGGGGGCTATGTTGCTGAAAAACTTCGTTTTAAAGTAACCTCAAGTGGTGTTTCGGGTGATTTTAGAAATGCTATGCAGCTTGCTCATACTATGGTATGGAATCTGGGGATGGCAAGTGATGGTTTGTTTGGAGATTACACCGCGGTTTCTCATGCACAGGGAGGGAATATTGATTATCTTTCTGAGAACGTAAAAGAAAGACTGAATAAAGAAACAGAATCAATTATGCAGCAATGTTATAAAGATGTGGAAGATCTGCTGACGAAAGAAAAAGAACTCTTAGATGCCCTAGCAGAAGCACTTCTTGAAAAGGAAGAAATCGATTACGATGCGATAGATGAAATATGCAAAACACATGGTAAAACTGAAATGCGGCGTATAGAGGAGTGTGGTGTGTTGCAGAAATTCAGAGAAAGTTTTTTGGAGGATACAAACAGTGATGCCTCCGCTGAAATACCTGCACCGGTTGAATCTGATGACTCAAAAGAAGATGCTAAAAAAGAGAACAAATCGGAAACTGATACAAAAAAAGAGATTAAAGGGGACGATCCCTCTGATAAGAAGAAGGAATAGTGTTTTATGATAAGACGATTCGTAGCAAGCAGTGTATTGTTATTATTTGTATCAATATCGTTCTCAGGCTGCACAAAAGCGTCTTTTCCTGAAGATTATACCATTAATGCGATAATCGACATGTGTAAGAAAGAATACAATGTGAAGGTTAAGGCGAAGGTGGTGGGGGAAACTCTTGGAGTTTATATTCCCCTTGGCAGTTTACTTGCCAATGATATGAGTTTTAAAGAGGATGCATTGACAATTTTACAGGATGTATCACTCAGTGTTCGGCGTGTTTGCTTGTCGACAGATGCAAATTATAATTATTTTACTGTTATCGGTGCAGATCGTGCGATGA from Candidatus Ancaeobacter aquaticus harbors:
- a CDS encoding AAA family ATPase, with product MFEIGNSIWLMIVAGAVLFVVGLVLWGVVFHKKKMYIFFLNNWIKFVIVFAIVMLIILTVWGLSSMESFYRNMTIAQIPLQILLVAMNAAIFVYMYLTFFKGGFSQLKTTKVKSEDVKIKFSDVIGIDEAKEESMEVVNLIRDHARVKAIGGKIIRGLLMIGPPGCGKTLLAKAIATEAKIPFISIAGSEFVEVFVGVGASRVRKLFQQARKLAYAHGACIVFIDELDVIGRARQFSYMGGGSETNSTQNQLLVEMDGLGAKKENIIVIGATNSQESILDPALLRPGRFDRKIFIDSPYAEGRKKLFEYYLGKVKYDSKIDLRKLANYTVGKSAADIENIVKEAALIATREGRDVVQLRDLTESMERIDLGLKRKRKIPDRERRNTAYHEAGHAIAIYYLHPFDDVFKLSIMTRTETLGVCHHQPLEEIITRDRDWFMANIQSSLGGYVAEKLRFKVTSSGVSGDFRNAMQLAHTMVWNLGMASDGLFGDYTAVSHAQGGNIDYLSENVKERLNKETESIMQQCYKDVEDLLTKEKELLDALAEALLEKEEIDYDAIDEICKTHGKTEMRRIEECGVLQKFRESFLEDTNSDASAEIPAPVESDDSKEDAKKENKSETDTKKEIKGDDPSDKKKE